TCGGCTGGCTCGCAAACGGTTCGTCGGCGCAACGTCATGATCGGATCGGCGTTTGATCCGTCCCGTTGCCCGCTCTGTATGCAACCGAACGGTGCGGCATGGCCGACGGTACCGGAGACTGCTGGTGCTTTGAGTCACCCACGCCGTCGGACTGTCTCGACCGGATACCGCCTGAGACGACGGATCTGGCGTGCCTGTGCCGAGAGTGCCTGTCGGACTTGCGCCAACCAGTGAGGCCCCTGAAGAAGATTCGCGAATGTATTCGAGCAGGGAGGTAGCAGCGCTGCCATTGGTGCACCGCAAACGAGCCGCTTATGGGTTCTACCGGTTCCTGTTGATGGTCTATGACACCTACATCAATCACTGTTCTGGACTGAGCGGATGCGAGGCCAAGCTCGACTTGAACGGCCTGCACATTCGCCCTCGGGGATTCGGAGCAGATCCCCTACGAGACCGATCGGTTCGACCGGTATGTCTCGGCCGGCAGCCTCAAATATTGGCCAGACCTTGCGCAGGGTATTCGGAATGGGCTATTTGATAGCTGTTCCCGAAACCCTGTTGCCATGAGAAACGAGAACGATGTCGAGTTCCGGTCGGTGAACGTCATCTAGCCAATGAACAAGGGAATGATCGAAACCGACGTAGCGATTGTCGGCGCGGGCGGCGGCGGTGCCGTCTTAGCCCTGGCATTGGCCAAACAAAACATTCGTACACTGGTAGTAGATCAGGCAGGCAGTCCGTCTAAAAGTTTGCGGGGTGAGATTATCCAACCGAACGGGCAAGCAGTCCTTGACCGCTTGGGCGTCTTATCCTCATTGCCGGCCGATGCCACGCTGTCCGTGCGGCATTTTCATTTTTGCCGGGCCGGGGGCAGGCGTCTTTGCACCTTCGATTATGGCGACTTGCCGGCACCGTACAACCGTGCCATCGTGACCCTCGCCAACGTGGCCCACCATGCAATCATCGCGGCGATACAGCAACAGAAGAGCGTGACACTTCACTACGGAACCTCCTTCACAGGACTCATCCTCGAGGACGATCGGGTTGTTGGATTATCGACAAAAGGACAAGATGGCCCACTCACGATCCGTGCAAAGATTGTCGTCGGTGCTGACGGAGCATTTTCGAAAGTGCGTGAAGCCCTCAAGATTCCCGTCGATCTGCATCTCTATCGTGATGGATATCTGATTGCGGCACTGGAGTCGGACGAGCAAATAGCGGAATCGTTCTTCTACGTTGGACACAAGACCATCTTGGGACTGTTTCCGGTGACGGGAAAGAAGGTTTACATTCTCTACATGATTCCCAGAGATTCGCTGGAAGCCGTGAAGCGGCAGGGAATCCCTGCGCTCCAGCAGACATGGAGCTGGATCGCACCGCCGTTTACCCGGCTCTTTCGGAATCTGCATGATTGGAGTCAGGTCGCATATCTGCCGACGGGTCGGGTGCGCACGCCGAGATGGGTGGCAAATGGAGCTGTCCTGATCGGTGACGCTGCCCATGCGATGAATCCCCACGCATCGCAGGGGCGCATGCAGGCGATGGTCGATGCCATCGCGCTATCCGATCTCATACCAAGTTGTCTCGCCGACAAGGACTATTCGGCTGCCAGATTGAGTGCATTTGAACGTGCCAGGCGACCGCAAGTGAACATGCTCCAACACTTGGCCGATCAACAAGTGTTCTATTGGGATACGGGGAATCCGGTGGTGGCCTTCATCCGTGATCGTGTGTTTCAGACACTAGATCGAAACGCACGGCTACGTCATCAGGTCCTATCGACGACGGCGGGGTTACGAACCGTGTCGCCATTTAGCGGGATCGATCGGATAATTGCGGCGGGGTTATTTCCCGATATCCGGTCGCATGAACGATCTCAATAGTCGATCTCGTCGTGAGAGCTTAGTCTGGAATAACGTCCCATGACACCGGAAGAAGCGCGTGCCCACTACAATTTTCTCTCCGAGCCTGGGAACGGAAGCAAGGGAGCCGTGATCCTCGTCGATGGACCGGATCTCTGTCCCAAACTTCGGAATCCCCCACCTATGCCGACCAAAACCTCAGCCGTGGTATTGAGGGCAATTCGGGGCGGGATGCGCTCCTTTCACTCGAAGAAATCCTTCGTTCGCGCCGACCGGTTCCATCCCCTTCTCAGACGCCTGAGCCAAGAGCTTCGGCCGGTTAATTTCTCTTCGGTATACATCCAAATCACGTATGAACCCATACTCTTGCTTCTGCAACACCTTGCATTCGGGTTTAAGCCGATGCTAACATTTATTCGTGTTAGAGAAGTTGGATAGTACGTCAACCATCTGGTTTTTCAGATAATTACAGTCCTTCTCAGATACTTTTCGTTCACTCGCGCCTTAAGGAGGCGCCTCAATGTATAAGACTATCTATATTCCGGTCGATAACTCTGACCATTCCAATACTGCGGTGGATGTTGGTGTCGAGCTGGCCAAAACTTTCGGCTCGAAAATTGTGGGGAGCCATGTCTATGCCGCAAAAATGCATGACAAACGCTTCAAACAGATGGAAGCCGGATTGCCGGAGGAATACCACGATGAAAAGGAGCTCGACCGGCAACGACAGATCCATGATTCGCTGATCACCCGTGGTCTCCAAATCATCACCGACTCCTATCTCGACTACGTCGACAAGAAATGTAACGAAGCCAATCTTCCAATCGAGCGGCGATCGCTCGAAGGGAGAAACTGGAAGGTTCTGGCCGAGGATATTAACACCAACGGCTATGAGCTCGTCATCATGGGAGCATTGGGGGTCGGAGCGGTTAAAGACAGCGTGATCGGCAGCAACACCGAGCGCGTGGTCCGCCGAGTCCGAAACTCCGATATGCTGATTATTAAGAACATCCAGCCGTTGAAGAGCGGCAAGATTGTCGTCGCCGTTGACGGCAGCCCCTACTCATTCGGCGGACTGATGACCGGCCTGGCCCTCGGCAAGGCGTTTGACATGCCGGTGGAGGCGATTTCGGCGTTCGATCCCTATTTCCACTACGCGGCATTCCACAGCATTTCCGGGGTCCTCAACGAAGAAGCTGGCAAGGTGTTTCGTTTCAAGGAACAGGAAAAGCTGCACGAGGAAATCATCGACAGCGGCTTGGCGAAGATCTATCAGTCCCATCTGGACATTTCCCGGGAAATCGCACAAGCCGAGCAAACGGATGTGAAAACAACGTTGCTGGACGGCAAGGCCTTCGAAAAAATCATTCAATATGTCCGCAAAGACGTCCCGGCATTATTGATCGTCGGACGCATCGGCGTTCACAGCGACGACGACATGGATGTCGGCAGCAATACGGAAAATCTGCTCCGGAGCGCCCCCTGTAATGTGCTGGTTTCGAATCGCAAATATGTTCCTCCGATCGATACCCAGGCTGAGTACACGATCGCTTGGACGGAAGAGGCTTTGCGACGGATGGAAAAGATTCCGGTCTTTGCACGAGGCGTGGCGAAGACCGCCATTCATCGGTACGCCATTGAAAAAGGCCATACGATCATCAGTAACACCGTTGTGGATGCAGCGGTAGGTCACATCCTCCCCAAAGGCGCCATGGACGCCATGCGTGCACTGGGTGGAAGTCTGGATGCTGCCGGTATAGACCGCGACAAGATGCAGGCCGACCAGGCCGTAACGAAAGATCTTATGGGCGAGACCTTGAGTGGAATCATGACGCAGATCGTCGAGGAGAAGCCGAAATCGGTCGATGCTTCGACACAGGCCTATCTGGACCGCATGAGTCAAAGTTATTTCGTCTGTGACGGGTGTGGCTATATCGGGAAGGGGGATACTCCTGTCAAATGTCCGGTCTGCAGTTCAGATGGGACGAGATTCAAACAGGTCGACAAGAAAGTCTTTGAGGTGGCGGCAAAAGCTGAAGGTGAACTGGAAACGGACGTTGCGTACGACGATGTGCCGATACAGTGGACCAAGGATGCGAAAGAGGCGATCCGTGCCGTGCCGGCCGGATTCCAGCGGAGGCGGGCAAAGGCTAGAATTGAAAAGAGCGCGCGTAAGCTGGGAATGACGACCATCACGCTTGAATATGCGGCGCCGATGATCAAGGAAGCCGCGTCTGAAGACTATACTCCCATTTTTTCCAACAAGGGCACCGGCACATCGCCGGCAGCGGAAACCGGGCTTGCCGCTACGAATGGGAATGGCTCGAATGGTCATGTCGAACCGGCCTCACCGTACACCTGGACTAGCGACGCGCAGGCCAGATTGGATCGGGCTCCCGAAGGCTTCATGCGCGATTGCACAAGAGCGCTCATTCTCAAGCATGCCGAGAAAATGGGAGCGACCGTGATCACGCTCGAAGTCGCGAATGAAGGCATCGAACAGGCGAAGGGGTACATGGCGGAAGCTATGAAGACCGGGAATCTCAAAGACATGATCGCCGACCTCACCGGCAAGTCTTCGACGTAAGTTTTGAGTTGTGAATCTTGAGTTGTGAGTTGCAGCCGCTCTCCTAGAACCGGAATTAAGCGTTAAAACCTCACCATTCAAAACTCTCATGGGTAAATCTCTTCCTATCTTCAACGGCCCTTCCGGGATCCTGGGCTCCTTGCAGCAGCAAATGACCCAGTTCTTCCCCTCCACTCCCAAAGTGGACCGGCCCTTCGACGGTCGGACGGTTGACGACTTCAAGCCCTACCTCGTTGCGCTGAACCTGACCAAACGCTGCAACCTCAAATGCGATCACTGTTATCTTGATGCGACCACCAAAGCAGCCGGTGGGGACGATGAGCTGAGTACCGAAGAATGCAACCGAGTGATTAAGCAGATCGCCGAAGTGAATAAGGGCTGCCTCCTCGTCATCACAGGGGGCGAACCGCTCGTGCGACCTGACATTCTCGACATTGCTCGCTACGCGGTCGAACTCGGCTTTATGGTCGTCTTCGGAACAAACGGGATGCTGATCGATGATCGACTGGCCAAGACTCTTGTGGAGATCGGTGTGATGGGCGTGGGTATCAGTATTGATTCATTGGAGGCCGCCAAGCACGACGCTTTTCGCGGAGTACCGGGGGCCTGGGAAGCGGCGGTCGCCGGCATTGAAGCCAGCAAGCGCAATGGCCTGCAATTTCAGGTGCATTTCAGTGCCCAGCCGATGAACTACAAAGAACTGCCTGAGGTCGTCGCCTGGGCACACCAACTGGGAGCCCGTGTATTGAATGTCTTCTTTATGGTTTGCACTGGACGGGGAGAAGAATTGACGGACATCACCCCCGCTCAATATGAAGAGGTGCTTGGGTACCTCGTTGAATGCCAGGATAATTACAAAGGCATGCTGGTCAGAGCCCGCTGCGCTCCGCACTTCAAACGGTTGGCTTATGAAAGGGATCCCAACTCACCGATCACGAAGGCGACCGGATACATGGGGGGCGGATGTTTGGCCGGCACGAACTATGCCCGGGTGACACCTAACGGCGAACTGACTCCTTGTCCCTATATGCCGCTGTCCGCAGGAAATTTGCGTTCCCACAGTTTCGTCGATCTCTGGGAACGCTCGGACGTCTTCAATTCATTCCGGTATCCTCAGCTCAAAGGGAAATGCGGCGACTGCGAGTACAGCGACATCTGCGGCGGCTGCCGCGCCCGTCCCTATGTAGACCACGGTGACTGGCTGGACGAAGATCAATGGTGCCTCTACGAGCCTAAAGGCGGCGAGAAGATCAAAGTGGCGTTCAATGTCTCTGAAGAAACCGACGTCACATGGGACGAAGCGTCCGCACTGAGATTGAGCCGAATTCCCTACTTCCTCCGCGCCATGGTTAAAAAAGGTGTGGAAAAGCACGCCCGTGAGAACAATGTTCCCCTCATTACCGTCGAATTGATGGAGGAGCTGCGCAAGAAGCGATTCGGCAACGACGCGCCTGTCTTTAAATTTGAACGTTAACCGTTGATCGTTATTCGTTAATCGCATGAACTCAGCCGTTCGTCAGTCTCCTTAGCTTTTCACGGTTTACGTCTAACGATTCACGCTTAACGAGGCCTCGGACATGGACGCTCTTCAAAGTATCACCACCGATCTTAACATCCTGATCCCGATCGTTAACCACTGGTTTCATTTGCTCTCGGCGATCATTTGGATCGGCGGCCTGGCGTTTCTCGTCATGGCGGTGACACCCGGGCTGCAAAAAGCCGTTCCAAGGGATCAGATCAAGCCCATCACGGACATCTTCTATCAGTACTACAAAAAGGTGGCCGGCCTTCTCTTGGTCGTCCTGCTGTTCACCGGTGGGGTAAACCTTCACTACGTCAATCAGGTCATGGTTTCACAATCAGGCAACGGGGTGCAGCATCACTCCAAGTACCTCATGATCTTCATGATTAAACTCCTTCTCGTGCTGGGTCTCCTCACACTGTTCCTCTACACCGTCATATTCAAGTCAGATGACGAAGCCGACGAGGGGGAACCCTATGAGGCCATTCCCTTCCAACGGGCCGCCCTCTGGATGGGTTTCTTCATCGTCCTCTGCGCGGCAGCCATGAAGCATCTGCATCAATAATCCCGCGTCGCGTTTCGGGCCATACATCATAACGAGCCGTCATCTGAAACGAAACAGGCGCTTGACCAAACCGGGAGAACGAGGAAAGTTATGTGGGATACTTCACCGCGTCAGTGGCTCGGCTTCGTCTTAAGCGGTGAGTTGAATTAGGACCGGCGATAAAACTAGGAGCGACTGGCCATCACTTCGATCGGTTCAAACCTAGCGCCCGCTTGAAGACCGTGGCGAATCCAAAATAGCCGAAGGAATCTTTGAGGTTCGAATAGAGCCGCTTGACTGTGCCCATCTCCGCATTGGTGACATACTCCATCGTCAAAGCAATCCGCTCTTCACTTTCTCCGAGCGGCGTGACCGCGTGCCAGAGCTTGTCCCCGTTGAAAATCACCATATCGCCGGGTTCCGTGATCAGCTCGAGATGGCGCGGCTGCTTGGTCGGGTGGTCTTTGAAGAGCTCACACACCAACTTGCACTGGGTTGATCGATCAACCAACCCCATCAAGATCGTGTACCGAGCGCCCTTATAGTAGGACGTATCGTAGTGGAACCCAATGTGGTCGCCCGGTTCAGTATAGTAGTAGAGGGCGCAGGAATGGGGATCGTTGTCTGGGCAGTACATCAACTTTGCGTCAACGAGACGGTTCAAGAATCGCCTGAAGGATTCGGAGCGGTAGAGGTCGAGAAAGCGGGGAGCTTTCTCCTGCACCGTATAATAGCTGACACTCCCGCCCTTCTTATGGCCGGGAATGTAATTGCGATTGAGATCCGATTTGACAGCCTGCGCTTGAGGAACGAACACTTCTTCTACGAAGGCGCGAGGCAAGAATTGCTTGATCACCAAGAACTCGTTCTGTTCCCAATACTCCCGGTAGAGAAGATCGAATTCCAAGGAGGCGACAGCCTGATCGACTGTGTCCGTCACACTACTCGTCAATTGTTGCACGACAAGACTCTCCGTTGTGTTCAAATGTCATCAGCCATCAGTCTAAGGAAAACCCGCTCGCTTCCCAGCGGATTCATGATCTGTGACCAGGTTCATGGCCCGTTCAACACCGGAGCCCTGACGACTTCCGCATCCGACGGGGTCTTAAAGTCGAACACCTCATTACCTAATCCCTGGTTTGGTCTCAAGTTCGAAAATTCAAAGACGGCGACGTTGCCGCTGATCTCATGGAGTGACACCGTGCGGATATAATAGGTCTTGGGGAAGACCTCGACGATGATCTTCTGAAGATTCTGGGTGGATTCCTGATCCTTGGCTTTGGGAATCAGCGTGATAAGGGGCATCCCACCAGCTCCCCTGCTTTTTCCAATGGTGGGTTCAACGTCAAACGACTCATCCAGTCTGGCCGCTCCCTGCAACAGTTCCAACGGCGCCTTCGAGGCAGCCATCTGAGTCAATTTCCCGACCAGAACCTGCTTATGTTCTGGGACATATACCTTCACATCTTCCTGGTTCACATAGATTTGTTCAGTCGCCGGATCCACATAGTCCCACCGTAAACGGCCCGGCTTTTTGATATATACCTTGCCGGCTGACGTCACGGGCCGCTCAAACCCCTCAATCTTCGTCTTCTGAGAAAAGTCGGCCTGCAGATCTTTGGTCTTCTCGTATCGAGCTTGCAGTTGTTTGACGACTTCGCGAACTTCCTGCAACGCCTTTTCATCAATCGGCCCCTCTGCCGCCCAGGCCGACAAGACGAGCACGACACTCAATGAAGCTGTAAGCCACCAACGCATCATGCCTCCGCTGCTTCCGCCGCTCCCACCGGACCGCGCCGACCAAGCACCTCCCGACGCCCATCGCGACCCGCTGCCCCCACGATGCCATCTGTCTCCATTTGTTCAATCATACGGGCCGCGCGTGGGTAGCCGACCCTCAGTCGACGCTGAATTAACGAGGCCGAAGCCTGTCCGGTCGACAGGACCAGATCTTTGGCCTGTTCATACACCTCGTCCTTGGCCTCCTCCTCTGCCGCTTCTTCTGACTTGAGGGATTGCAGTTCCTGATTGTAGATCGGGAGCGCTTGCTTCTTCACAAACTCAACAACTGAACGGACATCGTCGTCCGCCACAAAAGACCCATGCAGACGAGCGAGGCGGCCTGTGCCGGAGGCCAGGTATAGCATATCGCCCCGACCGAGGAGAGCCTCCGCTCCATTGGCATCAAGAATGGTGCGCGAGTCGGTCTTCGAAGAGACTTGAAACGCGATCCGCGCAGGGAAATTTGCTTTGATCAGGCCGGTCAGCACATCGACGGATGGGCGTTGGGTTGCCAGCACCAGATGAATGCCGGAAGCCCGCGCCATCTGTGCGAGCCGGGCGATCTTATCTTCCACATCTTTCGGAGCCACCATCATCAGATCTGCCAGCTCGTCGATCATGACAACGATGAAAGGCAGCGGCTCCGGCGGCGTCGGTTTTGGTTGCATGCAACCACGCTCACCTTCGGGAATCGAGGTTTCACCGGCAGAGAGGCGCTCTTCTTCTGAGAGAAACTGCATTGGGAGTTCAGTCTGCTCAACGCCCGCTAGGCTATTGCCAGCAAGCGCTTCATGCAGACCGAGGACCTTACGATTGTACGCATCGACATTCCTCACACCAGCCTCTGCCAGCAGCTTGTACCGTCGTTCCATTTCAGCGACGACCCAACCCAGCCCTCTCGCGGCAGATTTGGGCTCGGTAATCACCGGGCGCAACAGATGGGGAATTCCCTCATACGATTGAAACTCGAGCATCTTCGGATCAATAAGCAGGAGTTT
This region of Nitrospira sp. genomic DNA includes:
- a CDS encoding NAD(P)/FAD-dependent oxidoreductase; protein product: MIETDVAIVGAGGGGAVLALALAKQNIRTLVVDQAGSPSKSLRGEIIQPNGQAVLDRLGVLSSLPADATLSVRHFHFCRAGGRRLCTFDYGDLPAPYNRAIVTLANVAHHAIIAAIQQQKSVTLHYGTSFTGLILEDDRVVGLSTKGQDGPLTIRAKIVVGADGAFSKVREALKIPVDLHLYRDGYLIAALESDEQIAESFFYVGHKTILGLFPVTGKKVYILYMIPRDSLEAVKRQGIPALQQTWSWIAPPFTRLFRNLHDWSQVAYLPTGRVRTPRWVANGAVLIGDAAHAMNPHASQGRMQAMVDAIALSDLIPSCLADKDYSAARLSAFERARRPQVNMLQHLADQQVFYWDTGNPVVAFIRDRVFQTLDRNARLRHQVLSTTAGLRTVSPFSGIDRIIAAGLFPDIRSHERSQ
- a CDS encoding universal stress protein, with protein sequence MYKTIYIPVDNSDHSNTAVDVGVELAKTFGSKIVGSHVYAAKMHDKRFKQMEAGLPEEYHDEKELDRQRQIHDSLITRGLQIITDSYLDYVDKKCNEANLPIERRSLEGRNWKVLAEDINTNGYELVIMGALGVGAVKDSVIGSNTERVVRRVRNSDMLIIKNIQPLKSGKIVVAVDGSPYSFGGLMTGLALGKAFDMPVEAISAFDPYFHYAAFHSISGVLNEEAGKVFRFKEQEKLHEEIIDSGLAKIYQSHLDISREIAQAEQTDVKTTLLDGKAFEKIIQYVRKDVPALLIVGRIGVHSDDDMDVGSNTENLLRSAPCNVLVSNRKYVPPIDTQAEYTIAWTEEALRRMEKIPVFARGVAKTAIHRYAIEKGHTIISNTVVDAAVGHILPKGAMDAMRALGGSLDAAGIDRDKMQADQAVTKDLMGETLSGIMTQIVEEKPKSVDASTQAYLDRMSQSYFVCDGCGYIGKGDTPVKCPVCSSDGTRFKQVDKKVFEVAAKAEGELETDVAYDDVPIQWTKDAKEAIRAVPAGFQRRRAKARIEKSARKLGMTTITLEYAAPMIKEAASEDYTPIFSNKGTGTSPAAETGLAATNGNGSNGHVEPASPYTWTSDAQARLDRAPEGFMRDCTRALILKHAEKMGATVITLEVANEGIEQAKGYMAEAMKTGNLKDMIADLTGKSST
- a CDS encoding radical SAM protein; the protein is MGKSLPIFNGPSGILGSLQQQMTQFFPSTPKVDRPFDGRTVDDFKPYLVALNLTKRCNLKCDHCYLDATTKAAGGDDELSTEECNRVIKQIAEVNKGCLLVITGGEPLVRPDILDIARYAVELGFMVVFGTNGMLIDDRLAKTLVEIGVMGVGISIDSLEAAKHDAFRGVPGAWEAAVAGIEASKRNGLQFQVHFSAQPMNYKELPEVVAWAHQLGARVLNVFFMVCTGRGEELTDITPAQYEEVLGYLVECQDNYKGMLVRARCAPHFKRLAYERDPNSPITKATGYMGGGCLAGTNYARVTPNGELTPCPYMPLSAGNLRSHSFVDLWERSDVFNSFRYPQLKGKCGDCEYSDICGGCRARPYVDHGDWLDEDQWCLYEPKGGEKIKVAFNVSEETDVTWDEASALRLSRIPYFLRAMVKKGVEKHARENNVPLITVELMEELRKKRFGNDAPVFKFER
- a CDS encoding DUF4149 domain-containing protein: MDALQSITTDLNILIPIVNHWFHLLSAIIWIGGLAFLVMAVTPGLQKAVPRDQIKPITDIFYQYYKKVAGLLLVVLLFTGGVNLHYVNQVMVSQSGNGVQHHSKYLMIFMIKLLLVLGLLTLFLYTVIFKSDDEADEGEPYEAIPFQRAALWMGFFIVLCAAAMKHLHQ
- a CDS encoding 2OG-Fe(II) oxygenase, with amino-acid sequence MQQLTSSVTDTVDQAVASLEFDLLYREYWEQNEFLVIKQFLPRAFVEEVFVPQAQAVKSDLNRNYIPGHKKGGSVSYYTVQEKAPRFLDLYRSESFRRFLNRLVDAKLMYCPDNDPHSCALYYYTEPGDHIGFHYDTSYYKGARYTILMGLVDRSTQCKLVCELFKDHPTKQPRHLELITEPGDMVIFNGDKLWHAVTPLGESEERIALTMEYVTNAEMGTVKRLYSNLKDSFGYFGFATVFKRALGLNRSK
- a CDS encoding outer membrane lipoprotein carrier protein LolA, which gives rise to MMRWWLTASLSVVLVLSAWAAEGPIDEKALQEVREVVKQLQARYEKTKDLQADFSQKTKIEGFERPVTSAGKVYIKKPGRLRWDYVDPATEQIYVNQEDVKVYVPEHKQVLVGKLTQMAASKAPLELLQGAARLDESFDVEPTIGKSRGAGGMPLITLIPKAKDQESTQNLQKIIVEVFPKTYYIRTVSLHEISGNVAVFEFSNLRPNQGLGNEVFDFKTPSDAEVVRAPVLNGP